The following coding sequences are from one Cenarchaeum symbiosum A window:
- a CDS encoding ATP-dependent endonuclease (COG3593): protein MRLRKFRVRAYRCIHDSGEISVGDLAAFVGRNESGKTTILQALTLLNRETEVSELDLCDEMSDELKSEVRLAEGAFELSEHETALIKERFPYVPEIKSLRIFRTNTAQRTQYDFAGLSISEEQNRGLNSWENLRTRITSFLDMIPNHIRIKMDPSFFQGGMPGNQDDYDSGMADLNNQFQVNASDEPRVLSEWEEIYRDKESRYENLLSGTTDRAALENYIAENLHPRFVYFSDYKKIYGNINLNEYARESKGERAEGIEYIEEFDRAETVRNLFYLAELDVEEMEALHDSPSKLIKFLNTASNRLTARLNPAWKGDPIHVDLRYQPGNIMSVVISDVHRDGTVTNTGLLNRRAEGFKWTFSFIVNFAAETQRAELKEAILLLDEPARNLHPTQQMGISDLLRNLAGSNQVLYATHSPFMIFDYTPGNLLVVELDKRRHLSRIFYDYWSADDKTLTPILYGLSRGLVQSITDREIGTNSRPVIIVETMSDSMYLNAFDRLLQDPNISMNPLNVVPAYSRNSVLPLAIFYNSHGYDTFVLLDNGEESRQTASQLLANGFSKLQAIFMQSEDGPVRSMEDYIDPTDYLHAVNQTYEIKLREEGYTSLSTEEVASTGREGLLACLGAVWDGHNEEGWGEFEPEEITRYICEKVSLGEAEFVSEKTKDRFRTLYRLVAERVRQYRNAEALSGAPSAGA, encoded by the coding sequence GTGCGGCTCAGAAAGTTCAGGGTAAGGGCGTACAGGTGCATACACGATTCCGGCGAGATATCTGTCGGCGACCTGGCGGCCTTTGTGGGGCGCAACGAGAGCGGCAAGACCACCATACTCCAGGCGCTGACACTCTTGAACAGGGAGACCGAGGTATCCGAGCTCGACCTGTGCGACGAGATGTCCGACGAGCTAAAATCCGAGGTCCGCCTGGCAGAGGGCGCGTTTGAGCTCAGCGAGCACGAGACCGCCCTCATAAAGGAGAGGTTCCCGTATGTCCCGGAGATAAAGTCGCTCCGCATATTCCGGACCAACACCGCGCAAAGAACACAGTACGACTTTGCGGGCTTGTCGATAAGCGAGGAGCAGAACAGGGGGCTCAACTCGTGGGAGAACCTCCGGACAAGGATAACCTCGTTTCTCGACATGATCCCAAACCACATACGGATAAAGATGGACCCCAGCTTCTTCCAGGGCGGGATGCCAGGAAACCAGGACGACTATGACAGCGGCATGGCGGATCTCAACAACCAGTTCCAGGTAAACGCGTCAGACGAGCCCCGCGTCCTCTCCGAATGGGAGGAGATCTACCGGGACAAGGAGAGCAGGTACGAGAACCTCCTGTCCGGGACCACCGACAGGGCCGCATTAGAGAACTATATCGCAGAGAACCTGCACCCGAGGTTCGTCTACTTTTCCGACTATAAGAAAATATACGGCAACATCAACCTCAACGAGTACGCAAGGGAATCCAAGGGGGAGAGGGCCGAAGGCATAGAGTACATTGAAGAGTTCGACCGGGCCGAGACCGTCAGGAACCTGTTCTATCTTGCGGAACTGGACGTAGAGGAGATGGAGGCTCTCCACGACAGCCCCTCAAAGCTCATAAAGTTTCTAAATACAGCAAGCAACAGGCTTACAGCCCGGCTCAACCCCGCGTGGAAGGGCGACCCGATACATGTCGACCTGAGATACCAGCCGGGCAACATAATGAGCGTGGTCATATCGGATGTTCACAGGGACGGGACGGTCACCAATACGGGCCTTCTCAACAGGAGGGCAGAGGGCTTCAAGTGGACGTTCTCGTTTATAGTCAACTTTGCAGCAGAGACCCAGCGGGCCGAGCTCAAAGAGGCCATACTATTACTTGACGAGCCCGCGCGCAACCTGCACCCGACCCAGCAGATGGGCATATCGGACCTGCTGAGAAACCTTGCGGGATCAAACCAGGTATTATACGCCACACACTCGCCGTTTATGATATTCGACTATACTCCGGGGAACCTCCTCGTAGTGGAGCTCGACAAGAGGAGGCACCTGAGCAGGATATTCTACGACTATTGGAGCGCAGACGACAAGACGCTCACCCCCATATTGTACGGGCTCTCCCGGGGCCTGGTCCAGTCGATAACCGACAGGGAAATCGGGACAAACTCAAGGCCGGTGATAATAGTAGAGACGATGTCGGATTCAATGTACCTCAACGCCTTTGACAGGCTGCTCCAGGACCCCAACATATCGATGAACCCGCTAAATGTGGTCCCCGCGTACAGCAGAAACTCGGTCCTCCCGCTTGCCATATTCTACAACAGCCACGGCTATGACACGTTTGTCCTGCTCGATAACGGCGAGGAATCAAGGCAGACTGCGTCCCAGCTGCTAGCCAACGGCTTTTCAAAACTGCAGGCCATATTCATGCAGTCCGAAGACGGCCCCGTCAGGTCCATGGAGGACTATATCGACCCGACAGACTATCTCCATGCGGTAAACCAGACATACGAGATAAAGCTCAGGGAGGAAGGGTACACCAGCTTATCCACGGAAGAGGTGGCGTCTACCGGCCGCGAGGGCCTGCTTGCCTGTTTAGGTGCCGTATGGGATGGCCATAACGAGGAGGGCTGGGGCGAGTTTGAGCCCGAAGAGATAACCCGGTACATCTGCGAGAAAGTGAGCCTTGGGGAGGCTGAGTTTGTATCAGAAAAGACAAAGGACAGGTTCAGGACACTGTACAGGCTGGTGGCCGAGCGTGTACGACAGTACAGGAACGCAGAAGCCCTCTCCGGCGCGCCGTCTGCAGGTGCTTAA
- a CDS encoding adenine/guanine phosphoribosyltransferase (COG0503), with the protein MDLEAMLASYPDFPKKGVLFKDIGPILRDPAALAWAADELLRRYPPADFDVIAGIESRGFILATIMSARSGKGMVMIRKPGKLPGKTVKLAYKTEYGEDILEAQHGSVKSGERVIICDDLLATGGTAAAAASLVEQVGGKVAGLAFIVELAKLCGADKIAGYNRKSLVVY; encoded by the coding sequence ATGGATCTGGAAGCAATGCTGGCAAGCTATCCCGATTTTCCCAAAAAAGGCGTATTATTCAAGGACATAGGCCCCATCCTCCGGGACCCGGCGGCACTCGCATGGGCCGCAGACGAGCTGCTCCGCCGCTACCCCCCGGCCGACTTTGACGTGATAGCAGGCATAGAATCCAGGGGCTTTATACTGGCCACAATCATGTCGGCAAGATCCGGCAAGGGAATGGTGATGATCCGCAAGCCGGGCAAGCTGCCCGGCAAGACCGTAAAGCTTGCATACAAGACAGAGTACGGGGAGGATATCCTCGAGGCCCAGCACGGCTCGGTCAAGAGCGGGGAGAGGGTGATCATATGCGACGACCTGCTTGCGACAGGGGGCACAGCGGCAGCCGCCGCAAGCCTGGTAGAGCAGGTGGGAGGCAAGGTGGCAGGCCTGGCATTTATTGTCGAGCTTGCCAAGCTGTGCGGCGCCGACAAGATAGCAGGATACAACAGAAAATCACTAGTGGTGTACTGA